The genomic interval TGTCGGCGGTGACGGTCATGAATGCGCCGGTCGCCGGCTGGCTGGCGACGGTCGCGCGCACCCAGGCGTCATCGACCTTGGTCTGCGCCGACGCCTGGAAAGCCAGGCCCAGCAGGGACAGGGCGCAAGCGGCGCGTTTGAGGGTGTTCAGAACGGGGTGCATCAGCAGACCTCCATAACGGTAAGCAAATCTTCCGTGCACTCTTGTGCCGAAAGCGATTGGGACAGGCCCAGGCGCAGTTCGCCCCGGGAGTCGTAGACGTAACTGGTGGCGGTGTGGGAGATCGTGTAGGTGTCGCCGGCCGGCACCTTCTCGAAGAACACGTCGAATTCCTTGGCCGTGGCCTTGGTCTCTTCCAGGGTGCCGTACAGCGCGACGAAGCTCGGGTCGAACGCCTTGACGTAGGTGTCGAGGATCTGCGGCGTGTCGCGCTCAGGGTCCAGGGTGATGAAGATCACTTGCAGGCGGTCGCCGTCCTTGCCCATCAGCTTCTTGATCTTCGCCGCGCGGGCAAGCGTGGTGGGGCAGATGGCCGGGCATTGGGTGAAGCCGAAGAAGACCATCGGCATCATGCCGCGAAAGCTCGACAGGGTGAGGGTGTTGCCTTCGGTGTCCTTGAGCTTGAAGGTGCGTCCCAGGATCTTGTTGCTCAGATCCTTGCCGTACTTGTACGACAGTTCGCCACGGGTGTCGCAGCCGGCGAGCAGGCCCAGGCCCAGCACGCCCATGCCGGCCAGCACCTGGCGGCGGGTCAACGAAGCGGTCATCGATTTAGCGCCCTTTGCGAGCCCGTCGGCGTGCAGCCGTCCGGGCGGGGTTACCGTAAAAGCGGCGCATGATAGCAAAGCGGGGAGCGCTCCCGGCTGCCGAACGGCGGTCTAGACACATGGTGCGACAAATGGCCGCGATCAGCGGGCGGTGTCCGGCGGTGCCTTCCAGCCTCCGCCCAGGGCGGTGTACAGGTTCACTTCGGCGACCAGTTGCGCCAGCCGGTCGTTGATCAGGTCTTGCTGGGAACTGAACAGCGAGCGCTGGGCGTCGAGGAACGTCAGGCTGCTGTCGACGCCGCTCAGGTAGCGGTGCTGAGCCATGTCGTAGTAGTCCTGGGTGGCCTGCACGAGGTCGTGCTGGGCCTGGAGCTGATCCTGATAGGTCTTGCGCGCCGCGAGGCCGTCGGCCACTTCCTGGAACGCGGTCTGGATCGATTTTTCGTACTCGGCCACCGTGATGTCCTTCTGCAGCTTCGCGTAGTCCAGGCTGGCGCGCAGGCTGCCGGCGTTGAAGACCGGCAGGCTGAGCTGCGGCTGGAACGTCCAGGCGCCGGAGCCTCCCTTGAACAGCCCGGCCAGGTCGGTGCTGGACGTTCCCGCATTGGCGGTCAGGCTGACGCTGGGGAAGAACGCCGCCCGCGCCGCGCCGATGTTGGCGTTGGCGGCCTTGAGCTTGTACTCGGCCTGAAGGATGTCGGGGCGGCGCTGCAGCAGGTCCGACGGCAACCCCGCCGGCAACTGCGCCACCAGGTCGTTGGCCAGCGGCAGCGCCGGCAGGTGTTC from Pseudomonas ekonensis carries:
- a CDS encoding SCO family protein, encoding MTASLTRRQVLAGMGVLGLGLLAGCDTRGELSYKYGKDLSNKILGRTFKLKDTEGNTLTLSSFRGMMPMVFFGFTQCPAICPTTLARAAKIKKLMGKDGDRLQVIFITLDPERDTPQILDTYVKAFDPSFVALYGTLEETKATAKEFDVFFEKVPAGDTYTISHTATSYVYDSRGELRLGLSQSLSAQECTEDLLTVMEVC